The proteins below come from a single Hirundo rustica isolate bHirRus1 chromosome 6, bHirRus1.pri.v3, whole genome shotgun sequence genomic window:
- the MUC6 gene encoding mucin-6 — protein sequence MLPTLVLLIFCSFLHSAAFEGNYWSPIFLQKQKESLQRILSKDSCSTWGGGHFSTFDKYQYDFTGTCNYIFATVCDETSPDFNIQFRRGLDRKIARIIIELGPSVVIVEKGSISIGSVGVIQLPYTSNGIQIAPYGRNVRLVAKLMEMELVVMWNNDDYLMVLAEKKYMGKTCGMCGNYDGYELNEFVREGKLLDTYKFAALQKMDDPSEICLSEEIPISTIPHKKYAMICSQLLNLVSPTCSVPKDRFIIRCQLDMQDCSEPGQNNCTCSTLSEYSRQCAMSHQMVFNWRTENFCSVGKCSANQIYEECGSPCIKTCSNPEYSCSSHCTYGCFCPEGTVLDDISKNRTCVHISQCPCTLNGKTYAPGETMKAACRTCKCVMGQWNCKDLPCPGRCSLEGGSFVTTFDSRPYRFHGVCTYVLMKSSSLPHNGTLMAVYEKTGYSHSETSLSAIIYQSAKDKIVISQNDLLTDDDELKRLPYRSGGITVFKQSSMYVQMHTNFGLEIAVQTSPVFQAYVKVGSQFKGRTLGLCGNYNGDTTDDFMTSMDITEGTASLFVDSWRAGNCHPALERETDPCALSQLNKISAETHCSILTKKGTVFEKCHAVVNPIPFYKRCVYQACNYEETFPYICSALGSYARACSSMGLILENWRSSMDNCTITCTGNQTFSYNTQACDRTCLSLSNRALECHPTDIPIEGCQCPKGMYLNHKNECVRKSHCPCYLEDRKYILPDQSTMTGGITCYCVNGRLSCTGKPQNPAEICKAPKKYISCSDNLENKYGAACAPTCQMLATGIECIPTKCESGCVCTDGLYENLDGRCVPAEECPCEYGGLAYGRGEQIQTECEICTCTKGKWKCVQKTRCSSTCNLYGEGHITTFDGQRFVFDGNCEYILATDGCSVNRPISSFKIVTENVICGKTGVTCSRSISIYLGNLTIILRDETFAISGENPGVRYKVKKNALHLMFDIIIPEKYNMTLIWNKHMNFFIKISRETQETICGLCGNYNGNMKDDFETRSKYVASNELEFVNSWKENPLCGDVYFVVDPCSKNPYRKAWAEKTCSVINSQVFSACHNKVNRMPYYEACVRDSCGCDIGGDCQCMCDAIAVYAMACLEKGICIDWRTPEFCPVYCEYYNSHKRTGIDDAFSHGYNNDKCTWHYRPCNCPNQNYKYVNIEGCYNCSHDEYFDHEEERCMPCGQVNITITPEPSSPSPVTTVQPKVTRSSTTSALPTVPSTSSPTTLSPETTNPTITVKITVPKASPSQPLVTIKSTTESEGTEATTLHYPEVVTRVRTTLTQPAQHLVTQTQTTPATSTSSTSVPRETSPATSPEVPLTRTLPSSFPVTSASSASSLSSTQLGTSYPAREPTRAKTPTTKVVTAFTHEQSTVPHIGPHHTTHKTSAATSISSTSKTSVSTGSSPPSSTEAPLETASPHPSSLPAPSSPLSTRLPSTATTAPVPSRAAPSTSPRPTPTTLRPKSSSPTTTKTSTLPFPAASPSSTVSSTWLSSSQPAFTQEQSTVPHIGPHHTTHKTSAATSISSTSKTSVSTGSSPPSSTEAPLETASPHPSSLPAPSSPLSTQLPSTATTAPVPSRAAPSTSPRPTPTTLRPKSSSPTTSAAKESPVTETSAPTTAKTSTLPSPASSPSSTVSSTWLSSSQPAFTHEQSTVPHIGPHHTTHKTSAATSISSTSKTSVSTGSSPPSSTEAPLETASPHPSSLPAPSSPLSTRLPSTATTAPVPSRAAPSTSPRPTPTTLRPKSSSPTTSAAKESPVTETSAPTTAKTSTLPSPASSPSSTVSSTWLSSSHLAAFTHEQSTVPHIGPHHTTHKTSAATSISSTSRTSVSTGSSPPSSTEAPLETASPHPSSLPAPSSPLSTQLPSTATTAPVPSRAAPSTSPRPTPTTLRPKSSSPTTSAAKESPVTETSAPTTAKTSTLPFPAASPSSTVSSTWLSSSQPAFTQEQSTVPHIGPHHTTHKTSAATSISSTSKTSVSTGSSPPSSTEAPLETASPHPSSLPAPSSPLSTRLPSTATTAPVPSRAAPSTSPRPTPTTLRPKSSSPTTSAAKESPVTETSAPTTAKTSTLPSPASSPSSTVSSTWLSSSQPAFTQEQSTVPHIVPPVTTHKTTTATTSISSTSKTPVSTEVPLDTSPNPSSLPAPSSLLSTRLPSTATSPSSSALAPTISTMSVPTSLTTSTFRSAVSTTHSYFQNTTSTPYGKTSSLAVPTSISPQSRPALIPTVLSTTITFAPRVITTASTESAERSSLRTTTLTTAHTTSSPPLTSGLSTSLSSVVPSTVPHEHCREVEYEEEITYKGCSTNVTLSRCEGSCPSSTKLDVEKMTVTTACGCCRPLELLKKQFQLPCQDPDNPGRRLTTELIAFSGCVCDFDSCTH from the exons gttttggctgaaaaaaaatacatgggGAAAACGTGTGGAATGTGTGGAAACTATGATGGTTATGAATTGAATGAATTTGTGCGTGAAG GTAAATTGCTGGATACATATAAATTTGCTGCATTACAAAAAATGGATGATCCGTCAGAGATCTGCCTGTCCGAGGAGATACCAATTTCCACCATTCCTCAcaaaaaatat GCCATGATCTGCTCTCAGCTACTTAATTTGGTGTCACCAACCTGCAGTGTGCCCAAGGACAGGTTTATCATTCGTTGTCAGCTTGATATGCAGGACTGCAGTGAGCCAGGTCAAAACAATTGCACTTGCTCTACACTGTCAGAGTATTCCAGGCAATGTGCTATGTCCCACCAAATGGTGTTCAACTGGAGAACTGAAAACTTCTGCT ctgtgggaaaatgTTCTGCGAACCAAATCTATGAGGAATGTGGTTCTCCATGTATTAAAACCTGTTCCAACCCAGAGTACAGCTGTTCCAGTCACTGTACCTATGGCTGCTTTTGTCCAGAAG GAACTGTTCTTGATGATATCTCAAAGAATCGGACATGTGTTCACATTAGCCAGTGTCCATGTACACTGAATGGGAAAACATATGCTCCTGGTGAGACAATGAAAGCAGCTTGTAGGACCTG tAAATGTGTGATGGGTCAGTGGAACTGCAAAGACTTGCCCTGCCCTGGAAGGTGTTCATTGGAAGGAGGCTCCTTTGTTACCACGTTTGATTCAAGGCCATATCGATTCCATGGAGTTTGCACTTATGTTCTTATGAAG AGTTCCAGCCTGCCACACAATGGAACCCTGATGGCTGTTTATGAAAAGACTGGTTATTCTCATTCTGAGACATCACTTAGTGCTATAATTTACCAATCTGCAAAG GACAAAATTGTGATTTCTCAGAATGATCTCCTTACTGATGATGATGAACTTAAGCGGTTGCCTTACAGatcag GAGGCATCACTGTTTTCAAACAGTCCTCCATGTATGTTCAGATGCATACAAACTTTGGGCTGGAAATTGCAGTTCAAACATCACCTGTGTTCCAGGCCTACGTGAAAGTTGGATCACAATTCAAAGGCAGAACGCTAG GTTTGTGTGGCAATTACAATGGAGACACTACAGATGACTTCATGACCAGCATGGATATCACTGAAGGGACAGCCTCCCTCTTTGTAGATTCCTGGAGGGCCGGAAATTGCCATCCTGCCTTAGAGAGAGAGACTGACCCTTGCGCTTTGAGCCAACTGAACA AAATTTCTGCTGAGACTCATTGCTCCATTCTGACCAAGAAGGGTACAGTGTTTGAGAAATGCCATGCTGTCGTGAACCCTATTCCTTTCTACAAG AGATGTGTCTACCAAGCCTGTAATTATGAGGAGACTTTTCCTTATATTTGTTCTGCTCTGGGATCGTATGCACGAGCATGCAGTTCCATGGGTTTAATCCTTGAGAACTGGAGGAGCAGTATGGACAATTGCA CTATTACTTGCACTGGCAATCAAACATTCAGCTACAACACTCAGGCATGTGACAGGACATGCTTGTCACTCTCCAACCGAGCCCTGGAATGCCATCCAACTGATATTCCTATTGAAGGCTGCCAGTGTCCTAAAGGAATGTACCTGAACCACAAGAATGAGTGTGTTCGTAAATCTCATTGTCCCTGCTACTTAGAGGACAGAAAGTACATCCTGCCTGACCAGTCAACAATGACTGGTGGGATCACCTG CTACTGTGTTAATGGGAGGCTAAGTTGCACAGGCAAACCTCAAAATCCTGCAG AAATCTGCAAAGCTCCTAAGAAATACATATCATGTTCTGACAATTTAGAAAACAAGTATGGAGCTGCATGTGCCCCTACCTGTCAGATGCTAGCTACTGGAATTGAATGT ATACCCACGAAGTGTGAATCGGGCTGTGTCTGTACTGATGGCCTCTATGAAAATCTCGATGGCAGGTGTGTGCCAGCTGAGGAGTGTCCATGTGAATATGGCGGCCTTGCTTATGGAAGAGGTGAACAAATCCAGACTGAATGTGAGATCTG CACTTGCACAAAAGGCAAATGGAAATGTGTTCAGAAAACAAGGTGTTCCTCCACCTGTAATCTGTATGGAGAAGGTCACATCACCACCTTTGATGGACAGCGTTTTGTGTTTGATGGCAACTGTGAATACATATTAGCTACG gatggCTGCAGTGTTAACAGACCCATTTCCTCTTTCAAAATTGTTACTGAGAATGTCATCTGTGGGAAAACAGGAGTTACGTGCTCCAGATCCATCAGCATTTACCTGGGG AATCTGACAATCATACTGAGAGATGAAACCTTTGCTATTTCTGGGGAAAATCCTGGTGTACGATACAAAGTGAAAAAGAACGCACTTCACCTGATGTTTGATATTATTATCCCAGAGAAATACAACATGACCCTTATTTGGAATAAGCACATGAACTTCTTCATCAAGATCTCCAGAGAAACACAG GAAACAATCTGTGGTTTATGTGGGAACTACAATGGCAACATGAAGGATGACTTTGAAACTCGGAGCAAGTACGTGGCATCAAACGAGCTGGAATTTGTCAACTCTTGGAAAGAGAATCCTCTCTGTGGGGATGTCTACTTCGTAGTGGACCCCTGTAGCAAGAACCCTTATCGTAAAGCATGGGCAGAAAAGACGTGTTCCGTCATCAACAGCCAAGTTTTTTCTGCCTGTCACAATAAG GTGAATCGGATGCCGTACTATGAGGCCTGTGTCCGAGACTCCTGTGGGTGTGACATTGGAGGGGACTGTCAGTGCATGTGTGACGCCATCGCAGTCTATGCCATGGCATGCTTGGAAAAAGGCATCTGCATTGACTGGAGGACCCCCGAGTTCTGTC CTGTCTATTGTGAGTACTACAATTCTCATAAAAGAACAGGAATTGATGATGCATTTTCCCATGGCTACAACAATGACAAATGCACCTGGCACTACAGGCCTTGTAACTGTCCAAATCAAAACTACAAATATGTCAATATTGAAG GTTGTTACAACTGCTCTCATGATGAATACTTTGACCATGAAGAGGAAAGGTGCATGCCATGTG GACAAGTAAACATTACCATCACACCCGAACCATCTTCACCTTCACCAG TAACAACAGTGCAGCCTAAAGTAACAAGGAGCTCTACCACAAGCGCCCTACCAACAGTACCTAGTACTTCTTCTCCAACAACTCTGTCACCTGAGACTACAAATCCAACAATAACTGTAAAAATTACAGTTCCAAAAGCTTCACCCTCACAACCTCTTGTCACAATAAAGTCAACAACTG AGAGTGAGGGAACTGAAGCAACCACTCTGCACTACCCAGAAG TTGTCACCCGCGTAAGAACAACGTTGACACAGCCTGCACAGCACCTCGTCACACAGACACAGACCACCCCTGCCACgtccaccagcagcacctctgtCCCGAGAGAGACCAGTCCTGCCACCAGCCCAGAAGTTCCACTGACAAGGACATTACCAAGCTCTTTCCCTGTCACCTCAGCCTCATCtgcttcttccctctcctcaaCCCAGTTGGGAACATCATACCCTG CAAGGGAGCCAACCAGAGCTAAGACACCAACTACTAAAGTAGTAACAG CTTTCACCCATGAACAGTCAACTGTGCCTCACATTGGGCCACATCACACCACACACAAGACCTCGGCCGCCACCTCCATCAGCAGCACCTCCAAGACCTCTGtctccacagggagcagcccaCCAAGCAGCACAGAAGCCCCTCTGGAAACAGCATCTccacatcccagctctctgcctgcCCCCAGCAGCCCGCTCAGCACCCGGCTGCCGtccactgccaccactgccccagtcccctccagagcagctccaagcaCCAGCCCCAGGCCTACGCCTACAACCCTGAGGCCCAAGTCCTCTTCCCCAACAACCA ccaaaaccagcacgctgccatttcctgctgcttctccctcctcAACTGTGTCCTCAACATGGCTCAGCTCCTCACAGCCAG CTTTCACCCAGGAACAGTCAACTGTGCCTCACATTGGGCCACATCACACCACACACAAGACCTCGGCCGCCACCTCCATCAGCAGCACCTCCAAGACCTCTGtctccacagggagcagcccaCCAAGCAGCACAGAAGCCCCTCTGGAAACAGCATCTccacatcccagctctctgcctgcCCCCAGCAGCCCGCTCAGCACCCAGCTGCCGtccactgccaccactgccccagtcccctccagagcagctccaagcaCCAGCCCCAGGCCTACGCCTACAACCCTGAGGCCCAAGTCCTCTTCCCCAACAACCAGTGCTGCAAAGGAGTCTCCTGTAACAGAGACCTCTGCACCCAccacagccaaaaccagcacgctgccatctcctgcttcttctccctcctcaaCTGTGTCCTCAACATGGCTCAGCTCCTCACAGCCAG CTTTCACCCATGAACAGTCAACTGTGCCTCACATTGGGCCACATCACACCACACACAAGACGTCGGCCGCCACCTCCATCAGCAGCACCTCCAAGACCTCTGtctccacagggagcagcccaCCAAGCAGCACAGAAGCCCCTCTGGAAACAGCATCTccacatcccagctctctgcctgcCCCCAGCAGCCCGCTCAGCACCCGGCTGCCGtccactgccaccactgccccagtcccctccagagcagctccaagcaCCAGCCCCAGGCCTACGCCTACAACCCTGAGGCCTAAGTCCTCTTCCCCAACAACCAGTGCTGCAAAGGAGTCTCCTGTAACAGAGACCTCTGCACCCAccacagccaaaaccagcacgctgccatctcctgcttcttctccctcctcaaCTGTGTCCTCAACATGGCTCAGCTCCTCACA CCTGGCAGCTTTCACCCATGAACAGTCAACTGTGCCTCACATTGGGCCACATCACACCACACACAAGACCTCGGCCGCCACCTCCatcagcagcacctccaggacctctgtctccacagggagcagcccaCCAAGCAGCACAGAAGCCCCTCTGGAAACAGCATCTccacatcccagctctctgcctgcCCCCAGCAGCCCGCTCAGCACCCAGCTGCCAtccactgccaccactgccccagtcccctccagagcagctccaagcaCCAGCCCCAGGCCTACGCCTACAACCCTGAGGCCCAAGTCCTCTTCCCCAACAACCAGTGCTGCAAAGGAGTCTCCTGTAACAGAGACCTCTGCACCCAccacagccaaaaccagcacgctgccatttcctgctgcttctccctcctcAACTGTGTCCTCAACATGGCTCAGCTCCTCACAGCCAG CTTTCACCCAGGAACAGTCAACTGTGCCTCACATTGGGCCACATCACACCACACACAAGACCTCGGCCGCCACCTCCATCAGCAGCACCTCCAAGACCTCTGtctccacagggagcagcccaCCAAGCAGCACAGAAGCCCCTCTGGAAACAGCATCTccacatcccagctctctgcctgcCCCCAGCAGCCCGCTCAGCACCCGGCTGCCGtccactgccaccactgccccagtcccctccagagcagctccaagcaCCAGCCCCAGGCCTACGCCTACAACCCTGAGGCCCAAGTCCTCTTCCCCAACAACCAGTGCTGCAAAGGAGTCTCCTGTAACAGAGACCTCTGCACCCAccacagccaaaaccagcacgctgccatctcctgcttcttctccctcctcaaCTGTGTCCTCAACATGGCTCAGCTCCTCACAGCCAG CCTTCACCCAGGAACAGTCAACTGTGCCACACATTGTGCCACCTGTGACCACGCACAAGACTACTACGGCCACCACCTCCATCAGCAGCACCTCCAAGACCCCTGTCTCGACAGAAGTGCCTCTGGATACCTctccaaatcccagctctctgcctgcCCCCAGCAGCCTGCTCAGCACCCGGCTGCCATCCACTGCCACATCTCCATCCTCTTCTGCTTTGGCCCCAACCATCAGCACAATGTCTGTGCCTACATCCCTGACCACTTCCACATTTAGGTCTGCTGTGAGCACTACACATTCTTACTTCCAAAACACCACATCGACTCCATATGGCAAAACATCTTCATTAGCTGTCCCTACTAGTATCTCTCCCCAGTCCAGGCCAGCGTTGATCCCAACTGTTTTATCTACAACTATTACCTTTGCTCCCCGTGTTATCACTACAGCTTCTACAGAGTCGGCTGAAAGGAGCTCCCTGCGAACAACAACACTGACCACTGCTCACACAACATCATCTCCTCCTCTCACTTCTGGACTTTCAACATCGTTGTCCTCTGTTGTACCATCAACAGTGCCACACG AGCATTGTAGAGAAGTTGAATATGAAGAAGAAATAACTTACAAAGGCTGTTCCACAAATGTCACTTTGAGCCGATGTGAAGGATCGTGTCCATCTTCAACAAA